Within Elizabethkingia sp. JS20170427COW, the genomic segment GCCATGCTATCTTTTGGGCAAGAAGAAAAAATTGATATTCCTATCATGGAAGCAGCTTTGAAGAATCCACAGTCTCCTTATTATATGGAGAAATTGATGTATAATTACAAAGGCCTGCCTATGAGTATGGGGAATGATGCTGCCAGCTATCTTTATTATGGCTCGGCTCAACTAAATCCTTCTAAAGTGGATATTTTTGGCTCTGAATTCATCCAATCGATGGAGTTTTTTAGACAGAAAAAGTATGAAGATTGCATTGCTAGTACTCTGAAGTTGTATGCGAAAGATCCATTAAATATGGATGTTTTGATTTTGCTATTTCAATCTTATAACGAGCTGGGAAACCAAGAGCAAGCAGCGCACTATTTTTCGCAACTAAGGTTGGTAATAGAGACAATTAAGCGCTCTGGAGATGGAAAGAGTGAGGCTACAGCTTTTGTAGTGAATTCAATAAGAGACGAATATATTTTTTTAGATGCTATGGGGATTAAGCTAAAGGAATTCCAAAGAAATGCAAAGATATTAGACGATGGCATGATGGATATTTGGAGCAAAGGTTCCCTTTCGATATATGTAAAGGTATTGTCGTCTGAAAAATAAAAAGCAGGATAATATTAAATAAAGGTCGGCGGTACTTGTACTGTTGACCTTATTTTTTTAAGAGTTTTTAATACATTTAGTCTTTGGTATATTTTTGGTATTGACCTGT encodes:
- a CDS encoding DUF4919 domain-containing protein, which codes for MKRIFTFFSLFLAMLSFGQEEKIDIPIMEAALKNPQSPYYMEKLMYNYKGLPMSMGNDAASYLYYGSAQLNPSKVDIFGSEFIQSMEFFRQKKYEDCIASTLKLYAKDPLNMDVLILLFQSYNELGNQEQAAHYFSQLRLVIETIKRSGDGKSEATAFVVNSIRDEYIFLDAMGIKLKEFQRNAKILDDGMMDIWSKGSLSIYVKVLSSEK